From the Octadecabacter antarcticus 307 genome, one window contains:
- the nuoG gene encoding NADH-quinone oxidoreductase subunit NuoG, with product MSDANPDLRKIIIDDREVEVSGAMTLIQACEEAGIEIPRFCYHERLSIAGNCRMCLVEVVGGPPKPAASCAMQVKDLRSGPEGQLPVVKTNSPMVKKAREGVMEFLLINHPLDCPICDQGGECDLQDQAMAYGVDFSRYREAKRASDHLDLGPLVETHMTRCISCTRCVRFTTEVAGISQMGQTGRGEDSEITSYLGETLDSNMQGNIIDLCPVGALVSKPYAFTARPWELTKTESIDVMDALGANIRVDTKGREVMRLLPRNHDGVNEEWISDKTRFVWDGLRRQRLDTPYIRENGKLRKAGWDEALKAAAVAMAGRKVAGLVGDLASTEGAFSLKKLIEGQGGVVECRVDNAKLPSGNRSGYVGNAAIEDIDSAEMILLIGTNPEIESPVLNARIRKAWLNGAKIAVVGEAINLSYEYDHVGTDRAALSTVGDLPDGAMIIIGQGALVEADGASVLGTAMAAGASKFLVLHTAAGRVGAMDVDATNADAMKAIEAADVVYNMGADEIDIAAGPFVIYQGSHGDRGAHRADIILPGAAYTEENALFVNTEGRPQLAMRASFAPGEAKENWAILRALSAEMDAKQDWDSLAGLRQALVAAHPHLGDVDVVAQNDWKPVRAGKLGKATFKTAVTDFYLTNPIARASQLMSELSSNAKKRAQAPIAAE from the coding sequence ATGTCTGATGCGAACCCCGATCTGCGAAAGATCATTATCGACGACCGCGAAGTAGAAGTGTCTGGCGCTATGACGCTCATTCAGGCTTGCGAAGAAGCCGGCATTGAAATCCCGCGTTTCTGTTATCACGAACGCCTTAGCATTGCGGGTAACTGCCGGATGTGTCTGGTCGAGGTGGTTGGTGGCCCGCCAAAACCTGCCGCATCTTGCGCGATGCAGGTCAAGGATTTACGCTCCGGTCCCGAAGGCCAACTCCCTGTTGTTAAAACAAATTCACCGATGGTAAAAAAGGCCCGTGAGGGCGTGATGGAATTTTTACTGATCAACCATCCGCTTGACTGCCCGATTTGCGACCAAGGCGGAGAGTGTGATTTGCAAGACCAAGCGATGGCTTATGGCGTCGATTTTTCCCGTTACCGTGAAGCCAAACGCGCGTCTGATCATCTTGATCTTGGTCCGCTCGTTGAAACCCATATGACGCGCTGTATCTCGTGCACGCGCTGCGTCCGATTCACCACTGAGGTCGCGGGTATTTCCCAGATGGGCCAAACGGGTCGCGGCGAAGATTCGGAAATAACCAGCTATCTGGGTGAAACCCTCGACAGTAATATGCAGGGCAACATCATTGATCTGTGTCCCGTTGGGGCGTTGGTGTCCAAACCTTATGCGTTCACCGCCCGCCCTTGGGAATTGACCAAGACCGAAAGCATTGATGTGATGGACGCCCTTGGTGCCAACATCCGCGTTGACACGAAAGGTCGCGAAGTCATGCGCCTGTTGCCACGCAACCATGATGGCGTGAACGAAGAATGGATTTCTGACAAGACGCGTTTCGTCTGGGACGGGCTGCGTCGCCAGCGTCTGGACACGCCTTATATTCGTGAGAACGGCAAGTTGCGCAAAGCAGGTTGGGATGAGGCGTTGAAGGCTGCTGCAGTTGCGATGGCTGGTAGAAAGGTGGCAGGTTTGGTTGGTGATTTGGCCAGCACAGAGGGGGCATTTTCCCTTAAGAAACTGATAGAAGGGCAAGGCGGTGTCGTTGAATGCCGTGTCGACAATGCCAAACTGCCGAGCGGAAATCGATCTGGTTATGTTGGCAATGCTGCGATTGAAGATATCGATAGCGCAGAAATGATCCTGCTGATCGGCACCAATCCAGAGATTGAAAGCCCTGTGTTGAATGCACGTATCCGCAAGGCTTGGCTGAATGGCGCTAAGATTGCGGTCGTCGGAGAAGCGATTAATTTGTCGTATGAATATGACCATGTCGGCACTGATCGCGCGGCGCTTTCGACCGTTGGTGATCTGCCAGACGGTGCCATGATCATTATCGGTCAAGGCGCATTGGTCGAGGCTGACGGTGCATCTGTTCTGGGCACCGCTATGGCCGCTGGCGCATCGAAGTTTTTGGTTCTGCACACTGCCGCTGGTCGCGTTGGTGCGATGGATGTGGATGCGACAAATGCGGACGCCATGAAGGCGATTGAGGCGGCTGACGTTGTTTACAACATGGGCGCGGACGAGATCGATATCGCCGCTGGCCCGTTCGTAATCTATCAAGGCAGCCACGGTGACCGGGGCGCGCATCGCGCCGACATCATTTTGCCAGGTGCTGCCTATACTGAAGAAAATGCGCTGTTTGTGAACACTGAAGGGCGTCCACAACTGGCGATGCGGGCAAGCTTTGCCCCCGGTGAAGCCAAGGAAAACTGGGCTATTCTGCGGGCATTGTCCGCTGAGATGGATGCCAAGCAGGACTGGGACAGCCTTGCCGGATTGCGCCAAGCGCTTGTCGCAGCCCATCCGCACCTTGGCGATGTTGATGTCGTCGCGCAAAACGATTGGAAGCCTGTTAGGGCGGGCAAACTTGGCAAGGCGACGTTCAAAACCGCCGTCACCGATTTTTACCTGACCAACCCGATTGCGCGGGCGTCGCAATTGATGTCCGAGCTGAGCAGCAATGCCAAAAAGCGGGCGCAAGCCCCAATCGCGGCGGAGTAG
- the nuoH gene encoding NADH-quinone oxidoreductase subunit NuoH produces the protein MVEFFTNTNLGIILLILGQCLLILIPLLVALAFLMYADRKVWAAVQMRKGPNVVGVFGLLQSFADFIKYIVKEVVVPAGADKAVFFLAPMISFTLAVVAWSVIPFNDGWILADINVAVLFIFAVSSLEVYGVIMGGWASNSKYPFLGSLRSAAQMISYEVSLGLIIIGVIITTGSLNFGDIVAAQSGNLGLLNWYFIPHFPMMILFFISALAETNRPPFDLPEAESELVAGYQVEYSSTPFLLFMIGELLAVVLMCALVSLMFLGGWLSPLPFLPDGIGWLILKMGCVFFLFAMVKAITPRYRYDQLMRVGWKIFLPLSLFWVVLVSFLAKFEVFGGFWARWVVGG, from the coding sequence ATGGTCGAATTTTTCACCAACACCAATCTTGGGATCATCCTGTTGATCCTTGGACAATGTCTGTTGATCCTAATCCCACTTTTGGTGGCACTGGCATTCCTGATGTATGCTGACCGCAAAGTCTGGGCCGCTGTGCAGATGCGCAAAGGCCCCAACGTGGTTGGCGTGTTCGGCCTGCTGCAGTCGTTTGCCGACTTTATCAAATACATTGTCAAAGAAGTTGTCGTGCCTGCGGGCGCTGACAAGGCGGTCTTTTTCCTCGCGCCGATGATTTCGTTCACACTGGCCGTGGTTGCATGGTCGGTCATTCCGTTTAACGACGGTTGGATTCTGGCTGATATCAACGTCGCGGTTTTGTTTATCTTCGCGGTGTCATCGCTGGAAGTTTACGGCGTGATCATGGGCGGATGGGCAAGCAATTCCAAATATCCGTTCTTGGGGTCATTGCGGTCCGCCGCGCAGATGATCTCTTACGAGGTCTCCCTCGGTTTGATCATCATCGGTGTGATCATCACGACAGGGTCGCTGAATTTCGGGGATATCGTTGCCGCACAAAGTGGTAATTTGGGCCTGCTGAACTGGTACTTCATCCCACATTTCCCGATGATGATTTTGTTCTTTATCAGCGCTTTGGCGGAAACCAACCGTCCGCCGTTCGATCTGCCAGAAGCGGAATCCGAATTGGTTGCGGGCTATCAGGTAGAATATTCATCCACACCGTTCCTGTTGTTCATGATCGGTGAATTGCTGGCAGTGGTATTGATGTGCGCACTGGTGTCACTGATGTTCCTCGGCGGCTGGTTGTCACCCTTGCCATTCTTGCCGGACGGTATTGGCTGGCTGATCTTGAAGATGGGATGCGTCTTCTTCCTCTTCGCGATGGTCAAAGCGATCACGCCGCGCTACCGCTATGACCAACTGATGCGTGTTGGCTGGAAAATCTTCCTGCCATTGTCGCTGTTCTGGGTCGTTCTGGTATCGTTCCTTGCAAAATTTGAAGTATTCGGCGGCTTTTGGGCCCGCTGGGTAGTTGGAGGCTGA
- the nuoI gene encoding NADH-quinone oxidoreductase subunit NuoI, whose amino-acid sequence MTQIDYNRAAKYFLLADFAKGFRLGFKYFFAPKVTLNYPHEKGPLSPRFRGEHALRRYPNGEERCIACKLCEAVCPAQAITIDAEPRDDGSRRTTRYDIDMTKCIYCGFCEEACPVDAIVEGPNFEFSTETREELYYDKEKLLDNGDRWEAEIARNLEMDAPYR is encoded by the coding sequence ATGACACAAATCGATTACAACCGCGCCGCGAAATATTTCCTGCTGGCGGATTTTGCCAAGGGTTTCCGCCTTGGGTTCAAATACTTTTTTGCCCCCAAAGTGACGCTGAACTACCCGCATGAAAAGGGTCCGCTTTCCCCGCGTTTTCGCGGCGAACATGCGCTGCGCCGCTATCCTAACGGCGAAGAACGCTGCATTGCTTGTAAATTGTGTGAGGCAGTGTGCCCTGCCCAAGCCATCACAATCGACGCAGAACCGCGCGATGATGGGTCGCGCCGCACCACGCGTTATGACATCGACATGACCAAATGCATCTACTGTGGCTTCTGCGAAGAAGCCTGTCCGGTGGACGCAATTGTTGAGGGCCCGAATTTCGAATTCTCCACGGAAACCCGCGAAGAATTGTATTATGATAAAGAAAAACTGCTCGATAACGGCGACCGTTGGGAAGCTGAAATCGCCCGCAATCTTGAAATGGATGCACCGTACCGATGA
- a CDS encoding carboxymuconolactone decarboxylase family protein → MSDQNNPFDAWMKAGQDWAKDVSPEFADVMKESMKGVEDLFPTMSKELMEQFLGKGANPDALDAKTKLLLTLQGLTIQSALAQGMMAEPQIRLTMRHAIEAGATHKEVSETIAMAGMFGGAPAMAKVMELAKDVFDKDDTEKDKNT, encoded by the coding sequence ATGAGCGATCAGAACAACCCCTTTGACGCATGGATGAAGGCCGGTCAGGACTGGGCAAAGGACGTGAGCCCTGAATTTGCCGATGTCATGAAGGAGTCCATGAAGGGGGTCGAAGACTTGTTTCCGACGATGTCCAAGGAATTGATGGAACAGTTTTTAGGTAAAGGGGCCAACCCCGATGCACTGGACGCCAAGACCAAACTGCTGTTGACGTTGCAGGGCCTGACAATTCAAAGCGCGTTGGCGCAAGGGATGATGGCGGAACCGCAAATTAGATTGACGATGCGCCATGCGATCGAAGCTGGCGCGACCCACAAAGAAGTCAGCGAAACAATCGCGATGGCTGGCATGTTCGGCGGCGCACCGGCAATGGCCAAGGTCATGGAATTGGCCAAGGACGTTTTCGACAAAGACGACACTGAAAAGGACAAAAACACATGA
- a CDS encoding NADH-quinone oxidoreductase subunit J, with translation MTPVVIAFYAFAATTIGGGLMTVLARNPVHSVLWLILAFLSSAGLFVLLGAEFVAMLLIIVYVGAVAVLFLFVVMMLDVDFAELKAEMARYMPLALLIGVVLLMQLAMAFGVWDYSDGFETRLAQPIVDVENTKQLGLVIYDDYFLIFQLSGLILLVAMIGAIVLTLRHRTDVKRQNVMVQMSRDPAKAMELKDVKPGQGL, from the coding sequence ATGACCCCAGTAGTGATTGCCTTTTACGCTTTCGCGGCGACGACGATTGGCGGCGGTCTGATGACTGTGCTGGCGCGCAACCCTGTGCATTCAGTGCTGTGGCTGATCCTCGCGTTCTTGTCGTCGGCGGGTCTGTTCGTACTGCTCGGGGCGGAATTTGTCGCGATGTTGTTGATCATTGTTTACGTCGGCGCGGTTGCGGTGTTGTTCTTGTTCGTTGTCATGATGCTCGATGTGGATTTTGCCGAACTCAAGGCTGAGATGGCCCGCTATATGCCGCTCGCGCTGCTGATTGGCGTTGTTTTATTGATGCAACTCGCGATGGCCTTCGGCGTTTGGGATTATTCGGACGGGTTTGAAACCCGCCTTGCGCAGCCAATCGTGGACGTTGAAAACACCAAACAGCTGGGACTTGTGATTTATGATGATTATTTCCTGATTTTCCAGTTGTCGGGCTTGATCCTGTTGGTCGCAATGATCGGGGCAATCGTGCTGACGCTTCGCCACCGCACAGACGTCAAACGCCAGAACGTGATGGTGCAGATGTCACGTGATCCGGCGAAGGCGATGGAACTCAAAGATGTGAAACCGGGGCAGGGACTGTAA
- the nuoK gene encoding NADH-quinone oxidoreductase subunit NuoK produces MIGLEHYLTVAAALFVIGIFGLFLNRKNVIILLMSIELMLLAVNINLVAFSSYLGDLAGQVFTLFVLTVAAAEAAIGLAILVCFFRNRGTIDVEDVNVMKG; encoded by the coding sequence ATGATCGGACTTGAACATTATCTAACGGTCGCCGCCGCACTCTTCGTCATCGGGATCTTTGGGCTTTTCCTGAACCGCAAGAACGTGATCATCCTGTTGATGAGCATTGAATTGATGCTGCTCGCGGTGAACATCAACTTGGTGGCGTTTTCCAGCTATCTTGGCGATCTCGCGGGGCAGGTGTTTACCTTGTTTGTGCTGACGGTTGCCGCCGCAGAGGCCGCGATTGGCCTCGCGATCCTCGTATGTTTCTTTCGCAATCGCGGGACGATTGATGTCGAAGACGTCAACGTCATGAAAGGCTAA